In Blautia sp. SC05B48, a single genomic region encodes these proteins:
- the rpsH gene encoding 30S ribosomal protein S8 — MTMSDPIADMLTRIRNANTAKHDTVDVPASKMKIAIANILVDEGYIAKYDMVEDGVVKTLHITLKYGEDKNQKIITGLKRISKPGLRVYAGKDELPKVLGGLGIAILSTNKGVVTDKEARKLQVGGEVLAFVW, encoded by the coding sequence ATGACAATGAGCGATCCGATCGCAGATATGCTTACAAGAATCCGTAACGCAAACACTGCAAAACATGACACTGTAGACGTACCGGCATCCAAGATGAAAATTGCTATTGCAAACATCCTTGTAGATGAGGGATACATCGCAAAATATGATATGGTTGAGGATGGAGTTGTTAAAACTCTTCACATCACACTGAAATATGGTGAGGACAAAAACCAGAAGATCATCACAGGACTTAAGAGAATCTCCAAACCGGGTCTTCGTGTATACGCAGGCAAGGATGAGCTTCCGAAGGTTCTTGGTGGACTTGGTATCGCGATCCTTTCCACAAACAAAGGCGTTGTCACTGACAAAGAGGCTCGTAAGCTTCAGGTTGGTGGCGAGGTACTTGCATTCGTTTGGTAG
- the rplF gene encoding 50S ribosomal protein L6 — protein MSRIGRLPVAIPAGVEVTVADGNVVTVKGPKGTLERALPTELEIKVEDGHVVVTRPNDLKRIKALHGLTRSLIHNMVVGVSEGYKKELEVNGVGYRAAKQGKKLVLNLGYSHPVEMEDPEGLESTVDGNKIIVSGISKEKVGQYAAEIRDKRRPEPYKGKGIKYVDEVIRRKVGKTGKK, from the coding sequence ATGTCACGAATCGGAAGACTTCCGGTTGCAATTCCAGCTGGCGTTGAGGTTACAGTCGCAGATGGAAACGTTGTAACAGTAAAAGGACCTAAGGGAACACTTGAGAGAGCACTCCCGACAGAGTTAGAGATCAAAGTTGAAGACGGTCATGTAGTTGTAACAAGACCGAACGACTTAAAGAGAATCAAAGCCCTTCACGGCTTAACAAGAAGCCTTATCCACAACATGGTTGTTGGTGTAAGTGAAGGATACAAAAAAGAGCTTGAGGTTAACGGTGTTGGTTACAGAGCTGCTAAGCAGGGCAAGAAACTTGTACTTAACCTCGGATATTCTCACCCGGTAGAGATGGAAGATCCAGAAGGTCTTGAGTCCACAGTTGACGGAAACAAGATCATCGTATCTGGTATCAGCAAAGAAAAAGTTGGCCAGTACGCAGCTGAGATCAGAGACAAGAGAAGACCTGAGCCATACAAGGGCAAGGGAATCAAGTACGTTGACGAAGTTATCAGACGTAAAGTCGGTAAGACCGGTAAGAAATAA
- the rplR gene encoding 50S ribosomal protein L18, protein MINKASRSEIREKKHRRLRHHLNGTATTPRLAVFRSNKHIYAQIIDDTVGKTLVSASTLQKDVKAELENTDDVQAAAKVGAVIGKKAVEAGIESVVFDRGGYIYHGKVKALADAAREAGLKF, encoded by the coding sequence ATGATTAACAAAGCATCCAGAAGCGAAATTCGCGAAAAGAAGCATAGAAGATTACGTCATCATTTAAACGGAACTGCAACTACTCCTCGTCTGGCAGTATTTCGTTCCAACAAGCACATCTATGCACAGATTATTGATGACACAGTTGGTAAAACTTTAGTATCCGCTTCTACTCTCCAGAAGGACGTAAAAGCAGAGCTTGAGAACACTGATGATGTACAGGCTGCAGCAAAAGTTGGAGCAGTGATCGGTAAAAAAGCTGTTGAGGCTGGTATCGAGAGCGTTGTTTTCGACAGAGGTGGATATATCTACCACGGAAAAGTTAAAGCACTGGCAGATGCAGCAAGAGAAGCTGGACTGAAATTCTAA
- the rpsE gene encoding 30S ribosomal protein S5: MKRNLIDASQLELEDKVVSIKRVTKVVKGGRNFRFTALVVVGDGNGHVGAGLGKAAEIPEAIRKGKEDAMKKLVTVARDENNSITHDFIGKFGSAEMLLKRAPEGTGVIAGGPARAVIELAGIKNIRTKCMGSRNKQNVVLATIAGLSQLKTPEEVAKLRGKSVDEILG, from the coding sequence ATGAAACGTAATCTTATTGATGCTAGTCAGTTAGAGTTAGAAGATAAAGTAGTATCAATCAAGCGTGTTACCAAGGTTGTTAAAGGTGGTCGTAACTTCCGTTTCACAGCTTTAGTTGTTGTAGGTGACGGCAATGGACACGTTGGTGCAGGTTTAGGAAAAGCAGCAGAAATTCCGGAGGCGATCCGCAAAGGTAAAGAGGACGCTATGAAGAAACTTGTTACTGTTGCAAGAGACGAGAACAATTCCATTACACATGACTTCATCGGAAAATTCGGAAGTGCTGAGATGCTTCTGAAGAGAGCTCCGGAAGGTACTGGAGTTATCGCCGGTGGCCCGGCACGTGCCGTAATCGAGCTTGCAGGTATCAAAAACATCCGTACAAAATGTATGGGTTCCAGAAATAAACAGAACGTAGTTCTGGCAACAATCGCAGGCCTGAGCCAGTTAAAGACTCCGGAAGAGGTTGCAAAGCTCCGCGGAAAATCTGTAGATGAGATTCTGGGTTAA
- the rpmD gene encoding 50S ribosomal protein L30, whose amino-acid sequence MADTIKVTLVKSPIGAVPKHKKTVKAMGLTKMHKTVEMPDNAATRGMIQQVQHLVKVED is encoded by the coding sequence ATGGCAGATACAATCAAGGTTACACTGGTAAAATCTCCGATCGGTGCAGTACCGAAACACAAAAAAACTGTAAAAGCTATGGGTCTTACAAAGATGCATAAAACAGTTGAGATGCCAGACAACGCTGCAACCAGAGGAATGATTCAGCAGGTGCAGCACCTGGTAAAAGTAGAAGATTAA
- the rplO gene encoding 50S ribosomal protein L15, which translates to MELSNLRPAEGSKHSDNFRRGRGHGSGNGKTAGKGHKGQLARSGHKKPGFEGGQMPLYRRLPKRGFTNRNSKEIIAINVDVLNRFEDGAEVTVDSLLASGAISKIGDGVKILGNGELTKKLNVKVNAVSETAKTKIEAAGGTVEVI; encoded by the coding sequence ATGGAATTATCAAACTTAAGACCCGCAGAGGGTTCCAAGCATAGCGATAACTTCAGAAGAGGCCGTGGACATGGTTCAGGAAACGGCAAAACTGCTGGTAAAGGACATAAAGGACAGCTTGCTCGTTCCGGCCACAAGAAACCGGGATTCGAGGGAGGTCAGATGCCTTTATACAGACGTCTTCCTAAGAGAGGCTTCACTAACAGAAACTCTAAAGAAATTATCGCAATCAATGTAGACGTTCTCAATCGTTTTGAGGATGGCGCAGAGGTTACAGTTGACAGCTTACTTGCAAGCGGTGCAATCTCCAAGATCGGTGATGGTGTTAAGATCCTTGGAAACGGCGAGCTTACAAAAAAACTTAATGTTAAAGTAAACGCTGTCAGCGAGACTGCAAAA